Below is a genomic region from Sorghum bicolor cultivar BTx623 chromosome 9, Sorghum_bicolor_NCBIv3, whole genome shotgun sequence.
GGCAGTGTGCTTGGATGGGAGCGCGCCCGGGTACCATCTGCAGAGAGGGTCTGGGAGTGGATCGCAGAGCTGGCTAATCCACTTGGAGGTAGGTGACGTTCTCGATCGACATCACGTTTTCATACCAACCCATGCGCCTTTGGTCTGGAAGGTCGTTTGGACTTTGGACGATGCACGCGTCGTGAAATTCAATTCCAGGCATGCATCGGGTTCCGTAGCAATGTTGTGATACGTGCTATTTCGACCCAGACTGGTTTAGCGATGCCAATGATTTGTTGCAATTTAAGTGTGTAGCAATCTAAGGAAAATGCAGGAACACTGCAGCGTCTTCCTTCCATTTTGGGGTGAAGCCTAATGTTGTAGTATCAGTTGTGTGACTCTGTTACGGCAACTTCAACATAACTGTTTGTTTCAGTGCTTCTGGTTCCCTAATTTCTCTATGTTTTCAACCTTTAGGGTGGAGGCTGGTGCCGTAATCTCAAGTCATGTGCGTCACGTCAGAGATCAATGTTGGGCTCATCCCGGTACATGGAAGGCCAGGTTGAGTTTACAGGGATCTTGAGCGATGACAGATCTCAGAATCCCGGTATTGAATTTTCCCATCTCTCTGATGTTTGTTACCTTTACTGTTGATTATGATTTTGTGCCTCAATTGCAACACTGCACCCATTACTAGTATGTCTTCACAATTGGGTAGTTGTGCCTGTAGATAGGTTTGACTGTGCAATTTACACTTTTTAGAAGCATGATGTCCTCATCTAATTTCTAACCGTCCTTGAATTGCTATTTTGCACATTAAACCAATTGGATCATATTTCACTACAATGTAGGAATCTGATAATATTCATGAAGTGTAACTACCTGTATGTGCTTTCATATTCTTGTACTAGTGTTTTAAGTACCAGTTAATTATGAATGGGCACAAGATAGCAATTAAAGGATCACGCTTTCAACTCTGTCTTAATCTCTGTAGTATTTACATGCTTTCAAGTCAGTCTTACATGCTTTCAACTCTGTCTTAATTTCTCGCTGCAAACAGTTAACTCCTGATCAGCAATTAAAGGATCATCCTGTTGTATTATGTCACAATAATATACTAATGTCTAATTGCTCTTTTGCCGGTCTGCAGACTTTTACAATTGGAATAAAGTGAAGATAAGGTATTGTGATGGGGCATCATTCTCTGGGAATGTAAAAGATGAATTGCAGGTCAGATTTGCTTATTTTCCAGCAAACTATGCTTAATACTTGGTAAGTATAACGATTCTTATTCTGTGAATACGTGCAGAATGGCACAAGATTCTTCTTCAGAGGCCAGCGTATCTGGGAAGCAGTTATGAACGAACTTGTAGTTAAGGGGCTCCGAAATGCTAAACAGGTCATTCCCTGCAAAGTAGAATCGATTGCCTTTTCTTAAGGACAAAATTGTACGTACTACAACAGTACTAGTCTCATTTACTTCGGCATTCAATGGAAGTGTCTCTCTATGATTAACTCATTATCTATGAGCTAGTAAAGGATGACTATTTTGGATGCTTTGCATTGATGATTTTATTGCTATATACTAAGTTTTATAATTGTATCTGCTTGCAGTTTTAGTCCTATAGGCGTGATATACTACTTATTTCATCTTTGCCCATATAAAGCAATTATAAACCACTGTACTGATAGTGTGATGCTGATATTCTATTTCCAGCTTACAGGCTTTCCTAACAGGATGCTCTGCTGGTGGGCTAGCCACTTACATTCACTGTGATTCTTTTCGTGCGCTGCTACCAAAGGATTCTAGGGTTAAGTGTCTTGCGGATGGCGGATTTTTCCTTGATGTGTATGTCTCTCTATTGCATCCTGTGACTGATATTGATACATTTtgccatttatttatttatttatttatttatttatttatcaccTGTGTTGTGTGGTTTATCCTTCCACATGCATGTGTATGTGTAGTTACTCTATTCCTGTTGATAATATGAAGTAAGgtttcacaaactgctggtgaCAAGAAATGCCAAGATTACTAATCAGTCTGATTTAGATGTTTAGAGAAGCCCAGGTACTATCATCTGACAGTACCAGAAGTTACTATAAGACCAGAAAGCGGGACCATAGTTTGAACTCTGAAGTACTTGTGTCTCATGACATTCAATGTCAATTAGATGCATTTTTGAACATCAGAAACATTATGTTAAAGGCATCACTGATCATATATCTTACTAGCTCATTTAAACATTTTCAAATGGAATGGCAGACACTGAGTACCAAATTTCATGTTTGTTAAATTCCTGTTTCCAGTCAGAAATGAGatattatctttgaaaataaaaaaaaagggaaatggGAATTGTACCACTTTGCTGTGTACTTGGTTCCTATCTAATTCCTTGGTTTGTTCTTCAATTACAGAGAAGACATTTCTGGGAGAAGGACAATGCAGTCTTTCTACAGTGATGTTGTGCGCCTTCAGGGTCTAAGGGAAAGGTTTTCACATTGTAACTCAAACATGGAGGCGGGCCAGGTAAGTACTTAATTTTCAATAATATACAATAAATAGTCACAATAGTATCATCACTCATTGCCATCTCTGAATGTATGATATTCTAAAACTGTCACTTACACTGCTTTCCAGTGTTTATTTCCACGTGAAGTTGTGAAACACATTGTCAACCCAGTCTTTGTTCTTAATCCAGCATATGATGCTTGGCAGGTGGTACCCTTACCATATCCATCAAATTTCGGACTGTCCTATTTCTATGTTAAAATATCAGTTTCAACATGCTCATGCTTGAAGATTTATGTTTCAGGTACAACATGCGTTGGCTCCAGAAGCATCTGACCCTCAACATTCATGGCTGGACTGCAGATTGGATATTAGCAAGTGCGGCTCTGAACAACTTGAAATTCTCCAAGGTTGACTCACCTGCATATAACATTTTTCTTGTTTGACTTATCTAGCTTCCTGAATTCATTCATAGTCATGTTCTGCCACGCCCAATAAAAAAATTTACAGGTTTCAGGAAAGAACTGCATGACGCTATAAGTGAAGTGAAGCAGAAAAGGGACTGGGGATTCTATATCAACTCGTGTTTTGTTCACTGCCAGTCGCTAAACTCGTTGACTTGGCACTCTCCAACTTCTCCCAGAGTCAACAATAAGGTGCTGTAACAGTCATATATGAACCTGGAGTTAACGATCTTGTCTAATCTTGTTTAATGTCATCTCCACGATAATTTACCTGCCATTCTAatcttagtttttttttccaCTTTGGATGGACAGAGCATTGCAGAAGCAGTTGGAGACTGGTTCTTTGACAGAAGAGAGGTGAAGGAGATAGATTGCGAATACCCCTGCAACCCGACGTGCCACAACTTGGTGTTCGCAAAGGCTTTCAAGATTTGAAGTTTTGGCATCTTCTTTTGCTATGGTTTTGTTGTAAAATTAGAAAAATAAACTTGTTATTATCCTTTCTTGAACTTACTTTGGCAAGTGATACCCCGAAAATCATATACTTGATGTATACAAAGTATAGTTGTATAAAGAATATATATATCAGAACTATCCAATGAGCATTTATAGTTAGAAGAACCATGTTGTATCGTTATGCAATGATGATGCTACTGGCAAATCTATTTGTGACTAATGCTTGACAGTGACCCTGATGAGCTAGGACGTGCACCTTGATGTCGTTGGAGGATGAATCAATTCGAGTGGAGTTGGGCGGTAGAGGCTGCTGTCGAACAAGGTGCACCTAGAGCAGTGGAATTTCCACCTCCAATCCTGATGCAGGCGTGCACAACTTGGACGTGACATTCTCAGCTCTGGAGCACCTGCAGGTACGCATGCTCGTGCCAGGACTGTTTCTCTCCCTATCAATTCCGTAACTTTCTTTCCGAGTGCTTTCACCATCTGAGTGAGAAGCTCCAACTCATGGAAATTTCTAAGAATTTGAAGCCATAATAGGTGGGAGTACTGTTTAATCTCTCACACCTGAACGCCAAAGTTGGAGAGAAACCGGAGAAGATCTTAGCATGGAGCGAGCCGAGCAGAAAAGTGAAGTGACAGCGGCATTAGCTGTGTTACTGTCGAGTGTGTCGAGCTCATCAATGGGCACTATAAAAATGCAGATTGTGCTACTCTTTTTCAGTCAGTTTCATCAGCCGATGATGTGTGTTGCCTAGATATTTTCTTAGATTAGACAGATAGATTAGGCTAGAATATAAAGCATACGATGACGTGTCCTTTATATGTAAAGATAAAGAAAAGCTTGGCAAAATATCTGGCTGAGCCTAGCTTCGTCACGCTGGGCAGCACCGCACTTGTGGTGAATCACGTCATCTGGGAACGCGACCATTACAGCTTGAACGACCAAAGTTAGGAGAGAAACCGGAGAAGATTCTGCATCGAGCGATCGAGTTGTGGAGAAAAATCGAGAAGTGACAGCGGCGATATTACTGTTCACTGTCGAGTGTGTGTGCGCGCTGGGCCATTAGCGCATCAATGGGCAATGGGCACAAGAATCCATTGACATCTATCCACCCTCTTCACGCTTTGTTCGTTTGACTGATAAGCCatgataaaaaatatattatgaaaaaaaaCACAAACGAACAAGACATTGAAACAATGTTTTCCTCTCCAACCAATCGTGCATACAAGGAAGAGCTAGATTGTTGGAAGGTGAGGAGGGATCGACTGCTGGGTGTGACTACAAATTAAGTagtgttttttttataatattCAGCAAATATTATTTTCCGCTATGGTTTATCGGCCGAGTGAACAGGGGTTGTGACTGGTGGCCTGACCCAACCCGGCCCAGCGAGTACGGTGCGCATGGGCCACATTTTTTTATGTGACACAAAATTcgcgtggccttgtttagttctaaaatttttttacaaaataggaatagtagcacttttgtttgtatttgacaaatattgtctaattatgaattaactaggctcaaaagattcgtctcgtcaatttcgactaaactgtgcaattagtttttattttcgtctatatttaatactccatgcatgcgtctatagatttgatgtgacggagaataaggaaaattttctttttgaactaaacaaggccgacgaCGTCGTAGGCCAAATTTTTAGCCCAACAAACGTTGTCCTCTGCCATCCAGCCCAAATAAGTCTGaccttttctaaaaaaaaaaagaaagaaaaaaccgCCTCCCCTTGTCCTCTGCTCCGGCCGCCAGTAGCAGCTGTGTGTTTTGCATCTCGGCCGGCGACGCCGGGCAGCCGCATTCCCCTGCGACCGTGAGCCTGTACTCCGTACCCTGACCGCCGCCCCTCACTCATCCGAGCGCGACGTAGCAGGAGGTCAGGCCCGCCGTCCATGGAGTCAGGCACCTCAGCAGCATGACAATCTCCGCCCCTGCGACCCATCGTCGGCGGCGCGGGACCAAACCAACCGGGCAAGCATGCGCCCGTACATCCCCAAATCCACCTTCGCCTTCTGCCACGCGCTCCTCGCCTCCCGCCTCCTCCGCTCCGCCGCCTCCCCAACCGCGCCGCTCCTCTCCGTCCACGCCCTCCTCGTCACCGCCGGCCTCCTCCCGCGCCACCCGGACCTCGCCCTGCTCGCGCTCAACTCGCTCCTCCACTCCCTCTCCCGCCGCGCCGCGTGCCCCGCCCACCCGCACCTCGcgctccgcctcctccgcctCATGCtctcccccaccaccaccactcccCCGGCGCTCCCCGCCCCGGACCACCTCTCCTTTCCCTTCGcgctctccgccgccgccgcactcgACGCCACCAccccgtcctcctcctcctactcCACCGGGCCGCAGCTCCACGCGCTGCTCGTCAGGAACGCGCTGTTCCCGGCCGACCACTACGTCACGACCGCGCTGCTGCAGCTCTACTCACCCCACCCGGACCTCGCGCGGAGGGTGTTCGACGAGCTGCCACGTCGTGAGGCGATCCACTACGACCTACTCATCGGCTCGTACGCGCGCGCGGGGGCACCCACCGAGGGCCTCGCCGTGTTCCGCGCCAtgttcgacgacgacgacggggtGGTGGTCCCGGACGCGGTGGTGCTGACGACGGCCGTGGCGGCGTGCGCGCAGGCGGGGGCGCTAGACCACGGCGCGTGGGTGCACCGGTACGTGGAGCGGACCGCGCCGGGTCTCCTCGCCGACGCCTTCCTCGGGTCCGCGCTCGTCGGCATGTACGCCAAGTGCGGGTGCCTGGACGACGCCGTGCGGGTGTTCGACGGCATGCCCGAGCGGAACGCCTACGTGTGGGGGACGATGGTGGGCGCGCTCGCGGTGCACGGGATGGCGGCGGAGGCCGTGGCGTGCCTGGACAGGATGGCGGTCGAGGACGGGGTGCGGCCCGACGGCGTCGCCGTGCTCGGCGCGCTGTCCGCGTGCGCGCACGCCGGGAACGTCGAGGAAGGGCTTTGCCTGCTCAGGGAGATGCGGCCACGCTACGGCGTCGTGCCCGGGCACGAGCACTACAGCTGCGCGGTCGACATGCTCTGCCGTGTCGGGCGGCTCGAGGACGCCGTGGGGCTCGTCGAGACCATGCCGATGGCACCGCTCGCGTCCGTGTG
It encodes:
- the LOC8068680 gene encoding pectin acetylesterase 5 — its product is MPPPSPSAPASHHVRLWWRRRGRAGAVGATFTVALLAAALLLALSSYASVVFPASGGRRGPALVGLTLVRRAREKGALCLDGSAPGYHLQRGSGSGSQSWLIHLEGGGWCRNLKSCASRQRSMLGSSRYMEGQVEFTGILSDDRSQNPDFYNWNKVKIRYCDGASFSGNVKDELQNGTRFFFRGQRIWEAVMNELVVKGLRNAKQAFLTGCSAGGLATYIHCDSFRALLPKDSRVKCLADGGFFLDVEDISGRRTMQSFYSDVVRLQGLRERFSHCNSNMEAGQCLFPREVVKHIVNPVFVLNPAYDAWQVQHALAPEASDPQHSWLDCRLDISKCGSEQLEILQGFRKELHDAISEVKQKRDWGFYINSCFVHCQSLNSLTWHSPTSPRVNNKSIAEAVGDWFFDRREVKEIDCEYPCNPTCHNLVFAKAFKI
- the LOC8068681 gene encoding putative pentatricopeptide repeat-containing protein At3g28640, whose translation is MRPYIPKSTFAFCHALLASRLLRSAASPTAPLLSVHALLVTAGLLPRHPDLALLALNSLLHSLSRRAACPAHPHLALRLLRLMLSPTTTTPPALPAPDHLSFPFALSAAAALDATTPSSSSYSTGPQLHALLVRNALFPADHYVTTALLQLYSPHPDLARRVFDELPRREAIHYDLLIGSYARAGAPTEGLAVFRAMFDDDDGVVVPDAVVLTTAVAACAQAGALDHGAWVHRYVERTAPGLLADAFLGSALVGMYAKCGCLDDAVRVFDGMPERNAYVWGTMVGALAVHGMAAEAVACLDRMAVEDGVRPDGVAVLGALSACAHAGNVEEGLCLLREMRPRYGVVPGHEHYSCAVDMLCRVGRLEDAVGLVETMPMAPLASVWGSVLAGCRSYGNVELAEVAVRELEKLGGTADEGVYVQLSNIYLDANRKDDARRVRKLIGSRGIKKVPAYSAVEVDGEVSSFVADDQAHPRRFEIWEVLRLLADQMRQKPKEEEEFVELICNIACSQECNGESC